One window from the genome of Streptococcus salivarius encodes:
- the rmuC gene encoding DNA recombination protein RmuC codes for MIYLLTLLTLLSFGILIVLFLRNMELKEQINKSLEENADNLSDQISFQLESFAKTNQLETTKQLNQLQMELYQQLTDIREVLHQNLSDNRDRSDQRLEQINQSLTKAVKDMQDSNEKRLEQMRQTVEEKLEQTLQTRLQASFETVSRQLESVNQGLGEMKNVAKDVGSLNKVLSNTKTRGILGELQLGQIIEDILTVNQYEREFPTVSGSSERVEYAIKMPGNHKDEYIYLPIDSKFPLEDYYRLEDAYESGNKEEIENHRKSLLTSIKRFAKDINKKYLNPPETTNFGILFLPTEGLYAEVVRQPAFFDALRREENIVIAGPSTLSALLNSLSVGFRTLNIQKNADDISKVLGNVKLEFSKFGDMLAKAQRQLNTASKTVDSLLNTRSRAIVRALDTIETYQDSATQSSLDLPRLENEDKHED; via the coding sequence ATGATCTATCTACTTACACTTTTAACTTTATTAAGCTTTGGGATTCTTATTGTTCTTTTCTTGAGAAATATGGAGTTAAAAGAACAGATTAATAAGAGTTTGGAAGAAAATGCAGATAATCTTTCAGATCAAATTTCGTTTCAATTGGAAAGTTTTGCTAAGACAAACCAACTGGAAACGACAAAGCAATTGAACCAATTGCAGATGGAACTATATCAACAGTTGACAGATATCCGAGAAGTTTTACATCAAAATTTGTCTGATAATCGAGACCGTTCTGACCAACGTCTTGAGCAAATAAACCAAAGCTTAACCAAAGCTGTTAAAGATATGCAGGATTCCAATGAGAAACGTTTGGAACAAATGCGTCAGACAGTTGAAGAGAAACTTGAGCAAACCCTACAAACACGTTTACAAGCCTCTTTTGAGACAGTTTCAAGACAGTTAGAGTCAGTTAACCAGGGCTTAGGGGAAATGAAAAATGTAGCCAAGGATGTCGGAAGTCTTAACAAGGTCCTTTCAAATACAAAAACACGAGGCATTCTGGGAGAGCTTCAATTAGGACAAATTATTGAAGACATATTGACTGTTAATCAGTACGAACGAGAATTTCCTACGGTATCAGGTTCAAGTGAACGAGTTGAATATGCAATCAAAATGCCAGGAAACCATAAAGACGAATATATCTACCTTCCCATTGATTCTAAGTTTCCTTTGGAAGATTACTATCGTCTGGAAGATGCTTATGAGTCTGGTAATAAAGAGGAAATTGAGAATCACCGTAAGTCTCTTTTGACTAGTATTAAGCGATTTGCCAAGGATATTAACAAGAAGTATCTTAACCCACCTGAAACCACAAATTTTGGTATATTATTTTTGCCGACGGAAGGACTTTATGCTGAGGTAGTACGCCAACCAGCCTTCTTTGATGCCCTTCGTCGCGAGGAGAATATTGTTATCGCAGGGCCGTCAACTTTATCAGCACTCTTGAATTCATTGTCCGTAGGATTTAGAACTTTGAATATTCAAAAGAATGCAGATGATATTAGTAAGGTTTTAGGCAATGTCAAACTAGAATTTAGCAAGTTTGGAGATATGTTAGCTAAAGCTCAGAGACAATTGAATACAGCAAGTAAAACAGTCGATAGTCTTCTCAACACAAGGAGTAGGGCAATTGTTAGAGCTCTTGATACAATTGAAACCTATCAAGACAGTGCGACACAAAGTTCGTTA
- a CDS encoding thiamine diphosphokinase, giving the protein MPKIALFVGGELEWFTTDFDYFVGVDRACLRLLELGLPLDLAVGDFDSVSRSELEMIQSAAKDCRIAPAEKDDTDTELALKIVFQLYPEAEVTIFGAFGGRIDHMLSNIFLVSDPELAPFMRHICLQDKQNKITYYPEGSHNLLPEPGMTYVSFLHEGDGELTILGAKYELTSMNYFQKKIYSSNEFVDGPIQVIVPNGYVIVIQTKDRS; this is encoded by the coding sequence ATGCCTAAAATAGCTTTATTTGTCGGTGGTGAGCTAGAGTGGTTCACTACCGATTTTGATTATTTTGTTGGGGTGGATCGCGCGTGCTTACGTTTGTTGGAGTTAGGTTTACCTCTTGATTTGGCTGTCGGAGACTTTGATTCAGTATCGCGGTCAGAGTTAGAGATGATTCAATCAGCTGCCAAAGATTGTAGGATTGCTCCAGCTGAAAAGGATGACACGGATACAGAGTTAGCCCTAAAAATTGTATTTCAATTATATCCTGAGGCGGAAGTAACTATTTTCGGTGCTTTTGGTGGCAGAATTGATCATATGTTATCAAATATATTTTTGGTCAGTGATCCTGAATTAGCTCCTTTTATGAGGCATATCTGTTTGCAGGATAAGCAAAATAAGATTACTTATTATCCAGAAGGAAGTCATAACTTGTTACCAGAACCTGGAATGACATATGTTTCTTTTTTACATGAAGGTGATGGAGAACTGACGATTTTGGGAGCAAAATACGAATTAACTAGTATGAATTATTTTCAAAAGAAAATCTACTCTAGTAATGAATTTGTTGATGGTCCAATTCAAGTGATTGTGCCAAATGGATATGTGATTGTCATCCAGACTAAAGATAGGAGTTAG
- the rpe gene encoding ribulose-phosphate 3-epimerase: protein MSYKIAPSILAADYANFASELARIDASGAEYVHIDIMDGQFVPNISWGADVVASMRKHSKLVFDCHLMVVDPERYVDAYAQAGADIMTIHVEATKHIHGALQKIKAAGMKAGVVINPGTPVEALTPVLDLVDQVLIMTVNPGFGGQAFIPEMMSKVERVVELREKGGYSFDIEVDGGVDNNTIAACAKAGANVFVAGSYLFKNPDLTAQVQTLRDAIDA from the coding sequence ATGTCTTATAAAATTGCTCCGTCTATCCTAGCTGCTGATTACGCTAATTTTGCTTCAGAACTAGCTCGTATTGATGCATCAGGTGCGGAATATGTTCACATTGATATTATGGATGGTCAATTTGTCCCTAATATCAGTTGGGGAGCAGATGTGGTCGCTAGCATGCGTAAACATAGCAAGTTGGTTTTTGATTGCCACCTTATGGTTGTTGATCCTGAGCGTTATGTGGATGCCTATGCACAAGCTGGTGCAGATATCATGACTATTCATGTTGAAGCCACTAAACATATCCATGGTGCCCTCCAGAAAATCAAAGCTGCTGGTATGAAAGCAGGTGTTGTGATTAATCCTGGAACCCCAGTCGAGGCACTTACTCCTGTACTTGATTTAGTGGATCAAGTACTTATTATGACTGTAAATCCAGGTTTTGGTGGTCAGGCGTTCATTCCAGAAATGATGTCTAAAGTAGAGCGTGTTGTTGAGCTTCGCGAAAAAGGTGGCTATTCATTCGATATTGAAGTTGATGGTGGTGTAGATAACAACACCATTGCAGCATGTGCCAAGGCGGGGGCTAATGTTTTTGTAGCGGGCTCTTACCTCTTCAAAAATCCTGATTTGACAGCGCAAGTTCAAACGCTTCGTGATGCTATCGATGCCTAA
- the rsgA gene encoding ribosome small subunit-dependent GTPase A: MQGRIIKALAGFYYVEHDGVVYQTRARGNFRKKGQKPYVGDFVEFSAEENSEGYILKIGQRINSLVRPPIVNIDQAVVIMSAKEPDFNSNLLDRFLVLLEHKNIKPVIYISKMDLVEDDSEMKAIQKQYQKIGFDFIFSLEELLPLLTAKITVFMGQTGVGKSTLLNRIAPQLHLETGEISDSLGRGRHTTRAVSLYDVHGGKIADTPGFSSLDYEVDNAEDLSEAFPEIRQASHGCKFRSCTHTHEPSCAVKDEVEDGQIWQVRYDNYLQFLSEIENRRETYKKTVKRK; encoded by the coding sequence TTGCAAGGAAGAATTATCAAAGCACTGGCAGGTTTCTATTATGTAGAGCATGATGGTGTTGTATACCAGACGCGTGCGCGAGGAAATTTTAGAAAAAAAGGACAAAAACCTTACGTTGGGGATTTTGTCGAATTTTCAGCAGAGGAAAATTCAGAAGGCTATATCCTTAAAATTGGTCAACGAATCAATAGCTTAGTGCGCCCACCCATTGTCAATATAGATCAGGCTGTGGTCATTATGTCTGCTAAGGAACCGGATTTCAATAGTAATCTTCTGGACCGTTTCTTGGTTTTACTAGAGCATAAAAATATAAAACCTGTAATTTATATTTCTAAGATGGATTTGGTTGAAGATGATTCAGAAATGAAAGCCATTCAAAAACAGTATCAAAAAATTGGTTTTGATTTTATCTTCAGTTTGGAAGAACTATTGCCGCTCTTGACTGCTAAAATAACAGTCTTTATGGGACAGACAGGTGTTGGAAAATCAACCTTGTTGAACCGTATTGCCCCACAGTTACATTTAGAAACAGGTGAGATTTCAGACAGTTTAGGTCGTGGGCGTCATACTACAAGGGCTGTAAGTCTTTATGATGTTCATGGAGGGAAGATTGCTGACACACCAGGATTCTCTTCGCTAGATTATGAAGTGGATAATGCAGAGGACTTGAGTGAAGCTTTTCCAGAAATCCGTCAAGCTAGTCATGGCTGTAAATTCCGTTCTTGTACTCATACCCATGAGCCTTCTTGTGCTGTTAAGGATGAGGTTGAAGATGGCCAAATATGGCAAGTCCGTTATGATAATTACCTTCAATTTTTAAGTGAAATTGAAAACCGTCGTGAAACATATAAAAAAACTGTAAAAAGAAAGTAG
- the rsmA gene encoding 16S rRNA (adenine(1518)-N(6)/adenine(1519)-N(6))-dimethyltransferase RsmA: MRIADYSVTKAVLERHGFTFKKSFGQNFLTDTNILQKIVDTAEIDKSVNVIEIGPGIGALTEFLAENAAEVMAFEIDDRLVPILEDTLRNHENVNVINEDVLKADLQTRVKEFKNPELPIKVVANLPYYITTPILMHLIESKIPFAEFVVMMQKEVADRISAEPNSKAYGSLSIAVQYYMTAKVAFVVPRTVFVPAPNVDSAILKMTRREQPLVEVKDEDFLFRVAKASFVHRRKTLWNNLTNHFGKSEEVKTKLEQALEIADIKPSIRGEALSISDFAHLSDALSEAGL, translated from the coding sequence ATGAGAATTGCAGATTATAGCGTGACCAAGGCTGTCCTTGAACGCCATGGCTTTACCTTTAAGAAGTCTTTTGGACAGAACTTCTTAACAGATACAAATATTTTACAAAAAATTGTTGATACGGCAGAGATTGATAAAAGTGTCAATGTAATCGAAATTGGACCTGGTATCGGAGCATTAACAGAATTCTTAGCTGAAAATGCTGCGGAAGTTATGGCTTTTGAAATTGATGATCGCTTGGTTCCGATTTTAGAGGATACATTACGTAATCATGAAAATGTTAACGTAATTAATGAAGATGTTCTCAAGGCGGATTTACAGACACGTGTCAAAGAGTTTAAAAATCCAGAACTACCAATTAAGGTAGTCGCCAATTTGCCATATTATATTACGACGCCAATCTTGATGCATTTGATTGAGAGTAAGATTCCTTTTGCAGAATTTGTTGTTATGATGCAAAAAGAGGTTGCTGACCGCATTTCTGCAGAGCCTAATAGCAAGGCTTATGGTTCTCTATCAATTGCTGTGCAGTATTATATGACCGCTAAAGTGGCATTTGTTGTCCCTCGTACAGTCTTTGTACCAGCCCCGAATGTTGACTCAGCAATTTTGAAGATGACGCGCCGTGAACAACCGTTGGTTGAAGTTAAAGATGAGGATTTCCTTTTCCGAGTGGCTAAGGCTAGCTTTGTCCATCGTCGTAAGACATTGTGGAATAATTTAACAAATCATTTTGGTAAATCTGAAGAAGTGAAAACCAAACTTGAGCAGGCTTTGGAAATTGCTGATATAAAACCTTCTATTCGTGGAGAGGCTCTATCTATTTCTGATTTTGCACACTTATCAGATGCTTTGAGTGAAGCAGGTCTATAA
- the rnmV gene encoding ribonuclease M5, whose product MNRIKIQEVIVVEGKDDTANLRRFYEVDTYETRGSAINEDDLERIDKLNDLRGVIVFTDPDYNGERIRKIIMEAVPTAKHAFLNRGEATPKSKTKGRSLGVEHASFEDLQKALSGVLGSYDDDNQFDISKLNLMKLGLLMGADSRKRREYLGEALRIGYCNGKQLLKRLELFGITLEELEEAMSNY is encoded by the coding sequence ATGAATAGAATAAAGATTCAAGAAGTCATCGTCGTAGAAGGTAAGGATGATACGGCAAATTTGAGACGTTTTTATGAGGTGGATACCTATGAGACTAGAGGATCCGCTATTAATGAGGATGACTTAGAGCGTATCGATAAGCTTAATGACTTACGCGGAGTGATTGTTTTTACTGATCCAGACTATAATGGTGAACGTATCCGTAAAATCATTATGGAAGCTGTTCCGACAGCAAAGCATGCTTTTTTAAACCGTGGGGAAGCAACACCAAAATCTAAGACTAAAGGTCGTTCATTGGGTGTTGAGCATGCGAGTTTTGAGGATCTTCAAAAGGCCTTATCTGGAGTTTTAGGTAGTTACGATGATGATAATCAGTTTGATATTAGTAAATTAAATCTTATGAAGTTAGGGCTGCTAATGGGAGCAGATAGTCGAAAGCGTCGAGAATATTTGGGCGAGGCGCTTCGTATTGGTTATTGCAATGGAAAGCAGCTTTTAAAGCGTTTGGAATTGTTTGGAATCACATTAGAGGAGCTAGAAGAGGCTATGTCAAATTACTAG
- a CDS encoding TatD family hydrolase, translated as MIEIFDTHTHLNVDNFAGKEQEEIDFAAELGVVKMNIVGFDKPTINKSLALSERYDQLYSTIGWHPTEAGSYSQEIEDMIVSQLDNPKVVALGEIGLDYYWMEDPKETQIDVFKRQIALSKEHNLPFVVHTRDALEDTYAVIKEVGVGPRGGIMHSYSGSLEIAQKFVDLGMMISFSGVVTFKKALDVQEAAQKLPLDKILVETDAPYLAPVPKRGRENRTGYTRYVVDKIAELRGLTSEEVARATYDNAMRIFGLDE; from the coding sequence ATGATTGAAATTTTTGATACGCATACCCATCTTAATGTGGATAATTTTGCAGGAAAAGAACAAGAAGAAATAGATTTTGCAGCTGAACTAGGTGTTGTTAAAATGAATATTGTCGGTTTTGATAAACCAACAATAAATAAATCTTTAGCACTATCAGAGAGATATGATCAATTATATAGTACGATTGGATGGCATCCTACGGAAGCGGGTTCCTATTCTCAGGAAATTGAGGATATGATTGTATCACAATTGGATAATCCGAAAGTAGTGGCACTTGGGGAAATCGGTTTGGATTATTATTGGATGGAAGATCCTAAAGAAACTCAGATTGATGTCTTTAAGCGTCAAATAGCTTTGTCAAAGGAACACAATTTACCTTTTGTTGTCCATACACGTGATGCACTTGAGGATACCTACGCTGTTATTAAAGAAGTTGGTGTTGGTCCTCGTGGGGGGATTATGCACTCATACTCAGGATCCCTAGAAATAGCTCAAAAATTTGTTGATCTTGGAATGATGATTTCATTTTCAGGTGTTGTAACTTTTAAGAAGGCTTTGGATGTCCAAGAAGCTGCTCAGAAGTTACCTTTAGATAAGATTCTGGTTGAAACGGATGCACCGTATTTGGCACCTGTTCCCAAACGTGGTCGTGAGAATCGTACAGGCTATACACGTTACGTAGTAGACAAGATTGCTGAGCTTCGTGGTTTAACGAGTGAAGAAGTGGCTAGGGCTACTTATGACAATGCGATGAGGATTTTTGGTCTGGATGAATAG